A window of Longispora fulva contains these coding sequences:
- a CDS encoding VOC family protein gives MVHLGLVTLVVRDYDEAIAFYTGSVGFDLTADTAFPDGKRWVVVTPPGARTGLLLAEATTPEQAARIGDQTGGRVALFLYTEDFDADHARMTAAGVTFLEEPRRESYGTVAVFEDLYGTRWDLIQHAT, from the coding sequence ATGGTTCATCTCGGACTCGTGACCCTCGTCGTACGCGACTACGACGAGGCCATCGCCTTCTACACCGGCTCCGTCGGCTTCGACCTCACCGCCGACACCGCTTTCCCCGACGGCAAACGCTGGGTCGTGGTGACCCCGCCCGGCGCGCGGACCGGCCTCCTCCTCGCCGAGGCCACCACCCCGGAGCAGGCCGCGCGGATCGGCGACCAGACCGGCGGCCGGGTTGCCCTGTTCCTGTACACGGAGGACTTCGACGCCGACCACGCACGGATGACCGCGGCCGGAGTGACATTCCTGGAGGAGCCGCGCCGGGAGTCCTATGGAACGGTCGCCGTCTTCGAGGACCTTTACGGCACCCGTTGGGACCTCATCCAACACGCCACCTGA
- a CDS encoding peroxidase-related enzyme (This protein belongs to a clade of uncharacterized proteins related to peroxidases such as the alkylhydroperoxidase AhpD.), with protein MRLRVLDQGHRPRQRLALRLMRLLSRTDPDPVVQVSLYRPELFGRPWTRFIESAMRGPSEWSEGERELFGAFVSRLNACRFCVGVHEATTTILLGGEDVERLDHWQDGGFEPKVAAMFALLEKVTLEPDAVRTADVRAVRAAGVSDTAILDALYVGFLFNTVNRLANALDFTWRTDADRIRLASNLVRIRYHVPDFLLR; from the coding sequence GTGCGCCTGCGGGTCCTCGACCAGGGTCACCGGCCGCGCCAGCGCCTCGCGTTGCGGCTGATGCGCCTGCTGTCCCGCACCGATCCGGACCCGGTGGTGCAGGTGTCGCTGTACCGGCCGGAACTCTTCGGCCGCCCCTGGACACGTTTCATCGAGTCCGCGATGCGCGGCCCTTCGGAGTGGAGCGAGGGGGAGCGGGAGCTGTTCGGCGCGTTCGTGTCCAGGCTCAACGCGTGCCGGTTCTGCGTCGGCGTGCACGAGGCCACCACGACAATTCTGCTCGGCGGCGAGGACGTCGAACGGCTCGACCACTGGCAGGACGGCGGCTTCGAGCCCAAGGTCGCGGCGATGTTCGCGCTGCTGGAGAAGGTGACCCTGGAACCCGACGCCGTCCGGACGGCCGACGTGCGGGCCGTCCGCGCGGCCGGGGTGTCGGACACGGCAATCCTGGACGCCCTGTATGTCGGGTTCCTGTTCAACACGGTGAACCGGCTGGCCAACGCGTTGGACTTCACGTGGCGCACCGACGCCGACCGGATCCGCCTCGCGTCGAACCTGGTCCGGATCCGCTACCACGTCCCGGACTTCCTACTCCGCTAA